GCCCCAATGCCGACAAGCTAGGCCCTGACCCGAGGCCGCAGCCCTGTGGGCGGACCGTTCCGTCGCACCATGGGCCGTGCGCCATGCGGCGCGCCGGGCCCACGCGTGGACCCGCGGGTCAGGTCCCGCATCGTGATGCCGGTTCAGGCAGGCGGACGCGCCGGGCCCTCAATCGCGGGACTGCCCCCGGAGGCTCAAGGCGCGGAGGCGGGCGGTCGCCGCCTTCCGGCTTTCGAGGGTGAACGCCGGGAGTTCCAGGGTGCGCAGGTAGGACTGATAGCGGCGCCGGGCCGCGGCCTTCGCGCCCGCCTGCTCCTCCAACTGCCCCAACCGGAAGTGCGCATCCGCCACGAGGCCCCGCGCCCACCGGACGCCCTCGCCACACTCGCGGGTGCCCATCACCTCGGGCTTCTGCCGGGCCAGGGACAGGAAGAGCTTCCGCGCTTCGTTCGTGTCACCGCGCGCCATGAGCGCGTTCGCCAGCCCCCACCGTCCCAGGGGACAGCGCGGCACGCTTTCGAGCACCTTCTGGAAGAGGCGCGCCGCCTTGGCGTACTTCCCCCGCGCGTACCAGGCATCCGCGCGCCGGACGTGCAGCCAGTGGTCGTCGGAGGTGCCTTGCAGGGACTCCGAGATGAGTTGGTCCAACGCGTCCCACTGCTGTTCGGAGAAGAACGCGTCGATTCGTTTGCTGATACGGCGTTTGTCAGCATCGCTGAGCGCGGCGTGTCGGTTCGTCACGAGGCCCCCCTGCGTCACTTCTTCGCGGACTCTTTCTTCCGCTGGGCTTCTTCCCGCTCAATCCGCTCGGCTTCCTTCTTCTGCCGCGCTTCTTCTTTCTTTTGCTTCTCCGCTTCCTTCTTCCGCGCCGCTTCTTCCTTCTTCTGCTTGCTGTTGTCGTCGGCGCCTTGGTTGAAGCGCATGCGGCTGTCCTTCTTCTCCTTGCCGCCCGAGCGCGTCTTCGTGTGCTTGTCCCAGCTCGACTTCCGCTTGCCCTTCGTGTGCTCCGCGGCCATCGACCACTGGGCCCCCGTCAGCACCGTGGCGCTCAGCGCCAGGACCGGCCGCGAGAGGTCGGAGCAGGCGGTGGCGGCCAGCGTCGCCATGCCCCCCGCCGCTTTGACCGTGGCGCCCATGGGAGCCCCGACGGCGGCGTCGGTGACGGCCCCTACCACCCACCCGCTGGCATGGCCCCACGAGGCCGTGGACACCGCGTCGCCAGGAGCGGCGCGCGTGCAGCCCCCCAGCGCCCCCAGCAACACCAGACAGGTGATGCGCATCACATTTTTCGTATCGAGCATGGAATGTTCAACCCTGCCCAATTCACTAACATTGCGTCAAGCTTCATCCCGAGTCACATTCCAAGACACCTTGGCAGCCCTTGCGCCGTCGTCGTCCGCGCGGGCGGTGGACGGGCCCTCCAGGTAGGACCGTCCAATATTCAGCCGGTCCGTACCGGGTGCATCCTCTTCCCGCGGACGATTCGGGCTAGGGTGCGCCGTCCTTCTCAGGACCCCTTTCCCGCCGCCCCCATGGCGGCACCACGCAGAGGCCGCACGTGAACGGTCGCAACGAAGAGCACCGCATCGCTCTCTTCATCGATTTCGAGAACCTCGTCACCAACACGGGCATCAGCTCCTCCAGCTTCGACCTGCAGCCGTCGCTCGACCGGCTCCTGGAGAAGGGCAAGGTCGTCTTCCGCCGCGCCTACTGCGACTGGTCCCGCTTCGCCGAAGCCAAGATTCGCCTGCACGAGTTCGGCGTGGAGCTCATCGACGTGCCCCCCTCCACCCGCGCCGGGAAGAACGGCGCGGACATGCGCCTGGTCATCGACGCGCTGGAGCTGTGCTACGCGCGCGAGAGCATCGACACCTTCGTCATCGGCTCCGGGGACAGCGACTTCTGTCCCCTGGCCTACAAGCTGCGTGAGAACGGGCGCACCGTCATCGGGCTCGCGGTCAAGGAGTCCACGTCGCCGCTCTTCGTGAAGGCCTGTGACGAGTTCATCTACCTGCGCCCGCGCCAGTCCCGCTCCGACAAGGGCGACAAGGAGAAGGGCCGCCAGAGCGTCAGCGCCGACGATGGTTCGAGCAAGCGCGGCCGTCACGGGCGCGACGAGAAGGGCCGGGGCGACAAGGAGAAGGCATCGCAGGGTGGCGGCAAGGCCCAGGCGAAGACGGAGAAGACCGAGGTGCCGGACATCGCTCGCGAGGTGGTGCAGAGCATGCTCGCGCGCGCCACCGGGCCGGTGAATCCGTCGCTCATCAAGGAAGCCATCGTCCGCAAGGAGCCCGACTTCGACGAGCGCGAGCACGGCTTCTCCACCTTCGCCCGGCTGCTGGCCGCGCTGGAGCAGCAAGGCCTGCTGCGCCGCATTCAGCAGGGCCGCCAGTGGTACGTGGTGGCCGCGGACTTCGACGTCGGCGGTGGAGACACCAAGAGCAAGAAGCGCGCGCCCGCCCACCACCACGCCGAGGACGACGACGAGTTGGAGTCCTACCCGGACCCCGACGAAGACGAGGGCTGAGCGCCCCCGTCCTCGCGGACGCCCATGAGGTGACTACGCCTTCGACGGAGGCGTGGTCGCCTCGAAGAGGTGCTCGAGGAACTCGGGCAGCAGGCTGGCGGAGATGACCCACAGCTTGCCTTCGCCCAGGTCGGCCAGCGACGCGCGCTCCACGTACTCCCCGCAGGCCGCCTCCACGTAGTGGATGAACACCTTGCGATCGCGCGCGCGGTACCAGTCCGCCGCGTGGGCCAGCAGCGCCACCATGGCGTCCTGGGCCTCCTTGCTCGACTCGTCCACCAACGACACCAGGCGCACGCCGTCGAGCACGTTGAAGAGGTTGAGGCCCGGCTGCGCCGTCTCCAGCACCGCCAGCACCACCGGCCGGCCCTCGTGGCGCGCCACCACCAGCTCGCGGTCGCGGCCCAGCCCCGCCTCGCCCCAGCGCTCCTTCGCGCGCTTCATGTCGAAGCGGTCCGGCACCAGGTCCAGCGCCTCCCGGTAGGCCAACGGACGCGTGCGCTCCACCTGCTCGAAGAAGGCCGCGCGCTCCGCCTCGGTGGGCGTGCCCACCTCGATGCCCGCGGGGATTTCCCAGGCCGCGTCCACCTCCGCCTCCATGAGGCGGAAGGGCACCAGGCACGTCTGGCCCGTGTGCTCGTACCAGGTGGCGAAGTCGAACTTGGTGAAGCGCACCCAGCGGACGTTGGCCTCGCAGAAGGCGAAGAACCACTTCACCTCCGGGTCCACCTGCGTGGGCTCGTAGCCGCGCAGGTAGATGTCGCGCAGCGCCTCGCGCGCCGTCGTGCGGCTGCCCTTCACCGGCTGCCGCGCGAGCTGATGCGCCATCCAGCTTCCTTCGTAGGGCTTCACCACCGACAGCGTGGCGCCCACGGCCTCGCCCTCCGGCTGCACCACCCGGTAACCCAGGCGCGTGCGCCCCTCCAGCCGCGCCAGCGTGGCGTCGAAGCTGGGGTGCGAGTCCTCGAAGTCCTCCGGCGACTTGCCCTGCAGCCGGAAGTACCCCGAGCCATCCAGGAGCTTCCAGGTGGCCTCGCCCCAGTCACCCTCCACCTGGGTGGCCGGGTGCATCTGCGCCTCCACCAGCGCGCGCCAGGCATGCGCCCCCGCCGCGTCCAACGGCCGCACGGACATGCCACACCGGCGCCCCGCCGAGGTGCTGGAGATGTTGCGGACCTCCGCGCGCAGGCGCACCGGCGCCATGCCCTCCGTCACCACCTCCAGCACCGGCTGGCGCAGGCCCGGATAGAGCAGGTCCTCCCCCGGCTCCGTCAGGAAGGCGAGGCCCTCATAGGACAGGTCCAACACCTGCCGCCGCACGTGCACCTGCGGCCACAGCGGATGGTCGAAGGACAGCGTGCAGGGGCGGCTCGGCGGCGCGCGGCGCAGCCAGCGGTGGCGGTAGCGCACCAGCTCCTCGGGCAGCGGCATCACCAAAAGGCCGTTCTCCACGCGCGCCTCGCGCACCTCCAGGTGCACCACGCTGCTGTAGCCAAAGGCCTCCAGCGTGAAGGGCCGCTCGGGGATTTCACCCTCGAAGCGCCAGCCGATGACGCCCATGCGCGCGTCGAAGAGGGCGGCCGTCACCGGGACCTTGCGGCCCCCTTCCGCGCGGGCCATGCCTCGCGCCTGCCGGCCGACGAGCGCGTCACAGATGCGGCGCACGCGGTCGACGTGCTGGATGCGCTCCTTCCACACCGGCCGCGTTTCGGGTGGCAGCAGCAGCCCGTTGTCGCGCAGGGCCTCCAGCACGGAGACGATGCGGCGGCCCGCGTCCAGGGGCGGCGCCAGGAAGCGCAGGCTCACCTCGGGCGCGCCGCGCACGTCCATGACCTCCACGTCCAGCGCGGTGGCCCAACGCTCGCCATGGCCCAGCACCACCGACGCCGTCTCTCCCGGCTTCGGCGCGGCCTGCGTGCCCAGGTTCAGCGTCAGGTGCTCCAGTGAAAGCTGTACCAGCCGACACGGCGCCTGGAGGTTCCCGAACGACGCCACCGCCGTCAGTTCCGTCCCCATCCGGTAGCCGAGCATCGACGCCCGGCCGCTCAAACCTTCCAGCGTGTCCGCCTGCATGACAGCTCCGTTGTCTGAAGGGTTCTGATTGTACGGCTTCATGCGAAAGGAAAAAGACCCAGGTGAGATTTGAGACCTGAGAATTCTCGAGGCACCGTGGACACGATGGAGCCGCGAGTAACTTGCTCTCCAGGACAGGCCCGTTTGTCTGACATTTCGAGTGTCGCGGAGAGGCCGTTTTTCCCTCGGAGCGGTGTCCTCAGGACGCCTCGCTCGGCGTGAAGCACAAGGCATGTGCGCTTCGCTCCCATCGGGTCCACCCGCACCCAGTGCGGGCTTACCGACGAGGTAGGGACGTGTCGTATTCAACACGGCGACTGGAAAACCGAGGGCTCAGGTGCTGGCTCGCCGCCGTGATGGAACCGCCGGTGACGCCGGGTTAGGGGAAGGGAACATGCCCCTCAACACCCTCTGCCTTCGTTGCGGCATGTGCTGTGACGGGACGCTCTTCACCCATGTGTCGCTCCAGCCGGAAGAGGCCGCCGCGCTTCAACAGCGGGGAATGGTCATCGGCTCGCGCTCGGATGGGAGCCCCGCGCTGACGCAGGCCTGCGCCGCCTTGGATGGGCGCGCGTGCACCGTCTATTCGGACCGTCCCGCGAGTTGCCGCCAGTATCACTGCCAGCTCTTCTCCGCGCTGGCGGAGCAGGAAGTGTCCCTGGAGGAAGCGCTCGCCGTGGTGGACGAGGCCCATGCACGGGTGGCCGCGGTGGCGCTGACGCTGGCGCCTGTGTCACCGGAGGACGCGCCGCGCTCCGTGTTGCAGCGGGCTCGCCGCGCGCATCTGCGTGAGCACGGTGGCCCCGTGTCCGCGGAGGCACAGGCCACGTACGAGCAGGCGGAGGCGTATCTGGACACGCACTTCCGCGGACGCTTCGGACGGCGCGGCTGAGCGTGACGCGGCGGTGAATCACCGGACACCCGTCGTTTCGTGAAGCTACGATGCCGGCGGGACCCTCTGGACCGTGTGGCAACGAGGACTTCGATGAAGATGAAGGTGTCTGTGCTGGCCGTGGTGACGTGCTCCCTGCTGACCGCGCCGCGAGCGCTCGCGAACGCCGAGACGCCGGTCAAGTCGGGCTCCGTGGACCTGAATGGCGACGGCAAGGCCGAGGCGGTCTCCATCGAGTACGACGAGGCCAAGGACGAGGTCGTCCTCAAGGCGGACGGCGCCAGCGCGCGCATCCCGGGGGACGGTAACGCGCCGGACGGCCTGTTCATCGTGGACCTCGACACGCGGGACAAGCGCAAGGAGCTGGTCGTGCGCACCGGGCAGACGGACTCCGACGCGCGCTCGTACATCTATGGGTTCGACGGCAAGGCGCTGAAGCCGCTCGGCATCGTGCCCAACCTCACCGAGGCCAAGGGCAACGGCATCATCCTGTCTGATTCGTGGAAGGGCTTCTGGAACCAGCGGGACAAGTACGTCTTGGATGCGAAGACGGGCAAGGTGTCCCTGGTGCCGCAGGACCTGTACGCCGTGGGTGTCGAGGCGACGGTGAAGCAGTCATTCCCGCTGGCGCGCAGCCGCACGGACAAGAGTGCCATCGCCACGCTGGCGCAAGGCTCGACGATTCAGGTCCTCGCCGCCTCGCCCCCGAGCGGCAAGGGCGGGGCGTATCTGTACCTGGTGAAGTCCTCCACGGGGCTGCTCGGCTGGGCCACCGCGAAGGACCTGATGGAGAAGACGGACGGGCTGCCGTTCGCGGGGTGAGCGACGGTCATCCGGCCAGCGACAGCTCGATGCGGCCGAGTTGCTCGTCGGTGGACGCCACCTTCACCGTCACTGGCATGCCCACGGTGAAGGTCCGCTCCTTGCCCACCAGCGACAGCTCGCGCGCGTCGGGACGGAAGGGGCCTCCAGGCAGCGCATCCGCGGGCACCACGCCTTCCACCAACATGCCGTCCAACTGCACCACCAGCCCGAAGGGCCGCACCCGCGTCACCCGCGCGGGGAACTGCTTGCCCACGTGCCCCGCCATCCACCGCGCCTCCAGCTCACGGTGCCTGTCGTTCTCCGCCCGGTTCGCCGCGCGCGCCTTCGCGTTGATGTGCACCGCCAGCGTCTCCACCTCCGGGTCCTGGTCCACGAAGTCCCGCCGCCCGCGCAGATACCCCTTCAATGTCCGGTGCACCGCCAGGTCCGCGTACCGGCGAATCGGTGACGTGAAGTGCAGATACAACGGCGCCGCCAACCCGAAGTGCGGCCCCGGCTTCACCGTGTAACGCGACGGCCCCAGCGAGCGCCGCAACACCGAACGCAGCGCCGGCTCCGCCACCGCGCCCGCGATCTGCCGGTCGAACGCCGCCAGCGCGAGCGGCGTCAGCTCCCGCCCGAAGCCCGCCGCGAAGCCCGACGTCTCCGCGAACGCATTCAGGTCCGCCACCCGCAGCGGGTCCGGCTGCTCGTGCACGCGGTACACCCCAGGGAGGCCGCGCGCGAGCAGCCATCCCGCGATGGACTCGTTCGCCGCCACCATGAAGCGCTCAATCATCGTGTGCGCGGACGTTGGCTTCTCACTCACCAGCCCGGACAGTTCGCCCGTCGCCTGGTCGAAGGTGAAGCGCGCCTCGTCCC
This genomic window from Myxococcus hansupus contains:
- a CDS encoding YkgJ family cysteine cluster protein translates to MPLNTLCLRCGMCCDGTLFTHVSLQPEEAAALQQRGMVIGSRSDGSPALTQACAALDGRACTVYSDRPASCRQYHCQLFSALAEQEVSLEEALAVVDEAHARVAAVALTLAPVSPEDAPRSVLQRARRAHLREHGGPVSAEAQATYEQAEAYLDTHFRGRFGRRG
- a CDS encoding NYN domain-containing protein, giving the protein MNGRNEEHRIALFIDFENLVTNTGISSSSFDLQPSLDRLLEKGKVVFRRAYCDWSRFAEAKIRLHEFGVELIDVPPSTRAGKNGADMRLVIDALELCYARESIDTFVIGSGDSDFCPLAYKLRENGRTVIGLAVKESTSPLFVKACDEFIYLRPRQSRSDKGDKEKGRQSVSADDGSSKRGRHGRDEKGRGDKEKASQGGGKAQAKTEKTEVPDIAREVVQSMLARATGPVNPSLIKEAIVRKEPDFDEREHGFSTFARLLAALEQQGLLRRIQQGRQWYVVAADFDVGGGDTKSKKRAPAHHHAEDDDELESYPDPDEDEG
- a CDS encoding tetratricopeptide repeat protein codes for the protein MTNRHAALSDADKRRISKRIDAFFSEQQWDALDQLISESLQGTSDDHWLHVRRADAWYARGKYAKAARLFQKVLESVPRCPLGRWGLANALMARGDTNEARKLFLSLARQKPEVMGTRECGEGVRWARGLVADAHFRLGQLEEQAGAKAAARRRYQSYLRTLELPAFTLESRKAATARLRALSLRGQSRD